In the genome of Amaranthus tricolor cultivar Red isolate AtriRed21 chromosome 15, ASM2621246v1, whole genome shotgun sequence, one region contains:
- the LOC130801886 gene encoding peroxidase 57-like, with the protein MAKTSIGFYSVFCIFMLFMSFFGQSYGQLKTGFYAGKCGTINAEQVVYDIVRAAFFKDKTVVAALLRMQFHDCFVRGCDASILLDGSSSEKKAGANASVRGYELIDACKSKLEEICPGTVSCADIIVMATRVAINLAGGKWFSVETGRRDGTISSATEASNSLPGPSIPVSDAVSLFASKGLNATDFVLLLGGGHTVGVIHCNFFLDRLYNFQNTGKPDPTMNTTTLTFLRSKCPSTGSTNFVFADQTVGSEFKVDKGFYNAIKLHKGVLQIDQRIEQDTLTATTVNRLSLTGDFAFQFSDAMVKLGRVGVLTGSQGQIRTNCRRIN; encoded by the exons ATGGCCAAAACTAGCATTGGTTTTTATTCAGTTTTTTGTATATTTATGCTATTTATGTCATTCTTTGGTCAGTCTTATGGTCAGTTGAAAACTGGGTTTTACGCTGGAAAATGTGGGACAATAAACGCGGAGCAAGTTGTGTACGACATTGTCCGAGCAGCTTTCTTTAAAGATAAAACAGTTGTAGCCGCTCTTCTTCGAATGCAGTTTCATGATTGTTTCGTCAGG GGATGTGATGCGTCAATCTTATTAGACGGAAGCAGCTCAGAGAAAAAAGCAGGAGCAAATGCAAGTGTTAGAGGTTATGAACTTATTGATGCTTGTAAGTCAAAACTGGAGGAAATATGTCCAGGAACCGTGTCTTGTGCTGATATCATTGTCATGGCTACTCGAGTTGCAATTAACCTG GCTGGAGGAAAGTGGTTTAGTGTGGAAACAGGAAGAAGGGATGGTACCATTTCAAGTGCTACTGAAGCTTCAAATAGCCTTCCAGGGCCAAGTATCCCAGTTTCTGATGCGGTTTCTTTATTCGCTTCCAAAGGCTTGAATGCTACTGATTTTGTGCTCCTCCTAG GTGGTGGTCACACTGTTGGAGTAATTCACTGTAACTTCTTCCTAGACCGGCTTTACAATTTCCAGAACACCGGGAAACCAGACCCAACCATGAATACAACCACTCTCACGTTCCTAAGATCAAAATGCCCAAGCACTGGATCGACAAACTTCGTTTTCGCAGACCAAACAGTCGGAAGTGAATTTAAGGTGGACAAAGGTTTCTACAATGCAATTAAGCTACACAAAGGTGTACTCCAAATTGATCAAAGGATTGAACAAGACACACTTACTGCTACAACTGTCAACAGATTGTCCTTGACTGGGGACTTTGCCTTCCAATTTAGTGATGCAATGGTTAAGCTTGGTAGGGTTGGAGTCCTTACCGGTTCACAAGGCCAAATCAGGACCAATTGTCGTCGTATAAACTAG
- the LOC130801863 gene encoding pentatricopeptide repeat-containing protein At1g15510, chloroplastic, protein MAVSSKTLPIPPSPDSQNPLHNNTHKPKILSFNLHNQTHHHSLKKLSQFSVLNTDSSNSNTLNFSLRITELCFNGSLNEALKLLDSAIGLNLPVENDAFIALLKLCEWKRAVNEGLQVYSHICSSMTMKSFEVRLGNALLSMFVKLGNLNDAWYVFGKMEERDLFSWNVLVGGYAKNGFFDEALNLYHRMLWVGVKPDEYTFPCILRTCGGIPDLLRGREVHVHVYRYGFESNIDVLNALITMYMKCGDIFSARLVFDKMPKRDRISWNAMISGCLENGECLEGLGLFLIMRKAGVYPDLMTMTSVVSACELAGDERIGREVHGYSIISGLSVEVSVCNALIQMYSGTGNLVEAERIFASMNYKDVVTWTSMISGYQDNGFPEKSVETYKLMEIEGILPDEITIASAISACASLSLLDMGMKLHDLAVRTGYISYVIVSNTLIDLYSKCRCIDKALEVFHQIKEKNIISWTSIISGLRQNNRSFEAIFFFRFMKLSLKPNSITLVAALSACSRIGAFKCGKEIHAYALRTMLAFDGYVPNAVLDMYVRCGRMELAWNQFNGCCNDIAAWNIMLTSFADRKLGVLAVEFFHKFLDSGIEPDDITFISLLCACSRSGLVAEGLEYFDNMENKYHVSRNLKHYACVVDLLGRAGNLDDAYAFVRKMPFKPDPAIWGALLNACRIHQNVELGELAAQKIFEVDKESIGYYVLLCNLYAFCDKWDELARLKKTMRERGLIVDPGCSWIEVKGKVHAFLSNDESHPEIKEVNAVLKAFYEKMETAGVNEAEDLAESPSKAEVFCGHSERLAIAFGLINTAPGTPIWVTKNLYMCKSCHNVVKFISKNVRREICVRDTEQFHHFRNGVCSCCDEG, encoded by the coding sequence ATGGCGGTCTCCTCTAAAACTCTGCCAATTCCTCCATCACCAGATTCCCAAAACCCTCTCCATAACAACACCCATAAACCCAAAATCCTTTCTTTCAATCTCCACAACCAAACCCATCACCATTCTCTTAAGAAACTTTCTCAATTCTCTGTTCTAAACACTGATTCTAGTAATTCAAACACCCTCAACTTTAGCTTACGTATAACTGAATTATGCTTCAATGGAAGTTTAAATGAAGCATTAAAGCTCCTAGATTCAGCAATAGGACTCAATCTTCCCGTTGAAAATGATGCCTTTATTGCTCTGCTTAAGCTATGTGAGTGGAAGAGAGCAGTAAATGAAGGTTTACAGGTTTATTCACATATCTGTAGCTCCATGACAATGAAAAGTTTTGAAGTTCGTTTAGGAAATGCACTTTTGAGCATGTTTGTAAAGTTGGGTAATCTAAATGATGCTTGGTATGTGTTTGGAAAAATGGAGGAAAGGGATTTGTTTTCATGGAATGTATTGGTTGGTGGGTATGCAAAAAATGGGTTCTTTGATGAGGCTTTAAATTTGTATCATAGAATGTTGTGGGTTGGTGTTAAGCCTGATGAGTATACTTTCCCTTGTATTTTGAGAACTTGTGGGGGAATACCTGATTTGTTAAGGGGTAGGGAGGTTCATGTTCATGTATATAGATATGGGTTTGAGTCTAATATTGATGTGCTTAATGCTTTGATTACAATGTATATGAAATGTGGTGATATTTTTAGTGCACGTTTGGTGTTTGATAAAATGCCTAAAAGAGATAGGATATCATGGAATGCTATGATTTCAGGGTGTTTGGAAAATGGAGAGTGTTTGGAGGGGTTAGGATTGTTCTTGATTATGCGCAAAGCTGGGGTTTATCCGGATTTGATGACAATGACGAGTGTAGTATCGGCTTGTGAGCTTGCGGGTGATGAAAGGATTGGGAGGGAGGTTCATGGGTATAGTATAATCAGTGGTCTTAGTGTTGAAGTTTCAGTTTGTAATGCATTAATCCAAATGTATTCAGGTACTGGGAATCTGGTTGAAGCAGAAAGaatttttgctagtatgaattATAAAGATGTGGTGACATGGACCTCAATGATATCTGGTTATCAAGATAATGGTTTTCCTGAAAAATCTGTGGAGACTTATAAATTAATGGAGATTGAAGGTATCTTGCCAGATGAAATCACTATTGCTAGTGCCATATCCGCGTGTGCTTCATTGAGTCTTCTGGATATGGGTATGAAACTTCATGATTTAGCTGTTAGAACTGGATATATTTCATATGTGATAGTTTCCAATACTCTTATTGATCTGTACTCTAAGTGTAGATGTATTGATAAGGCTTTGGAAGTGTTCCaccaaattaaagagaaaaatataatatcatGGACTTCTATAATCTCTGGACTTCGTCAAAATAACAGGAGCTTTGAGGCGATATTTTTCTTTCGATTCATGAAACTTTCTTTGAAACCTAACTCTATCACTTTGGTTGCTGCCCTTTCGGCATGTAGTAGGATTGGAGCTTTTAAGTGTGGAAAAGAGATCCATGCATATGCCTTAAGAACCATGTTGGCTTTTGATGGATATGTACCAAATGCAGTCTTAGATATGTATGTTAGGTGTGGAAGGATGGAACTTGCATGGAATCAGTTTAATGGATGCTGCAATGATATTGCTGCATGGAATATCATGCTCACTAGTTTTGCAGACAGAAAGCTGGGGGTACTTGCTGTGGAATTCTTTCATAAATTCTTAGATTCAGGTATAGAGCCAGATGACATTACATTTATATCATTACTCTGTGCTTGTAGTAGATCCGGTCTGGTGGCTGAAGGGCTGGAGTATTTTGACAACATGGAGAACAAATATCATGTTTCACGGAATTTGAAGCATTATGCGTGCGTAGTGGATTTGCTTGGGCGTGCTGGTAATTTGGACGATGCCTATGCATTCGTTCGGAAAATGCCTTTTAAGCCAGATCCAGCGATATGGGGAGCATTATTGAATGCTTGTAGGATTCATCAGAATGTTGAGCTTGGAGAACTTGCAGCACAAAAAATCTTTGAAGTTGATAAGGAGAGTATTGGATATTACGTACTTTTATGTAATTTGTATGCTTTCTGTGACAAATGGGATGAACTTGCTAGACTGAAAAAGACAATGAGGGAGAGAGGTCTAATCGTTGATCCGGGATGTAGTTGGATAGAAGTGAAGGGGAAAGTACATGCATTCCTCAGCAATGATGAGTCTCATCCCGAGATAAAAGAAGTGAATGCCGTACTGAAAGCCTTTTATGAGAAAATGGAAACCGCTGGAGTGAACGAGGCTGAGGACCTAGCTGAAAGTCCTTCAAAGGCTGAGGTATTCTGTGGCCATAGTGAAAGACTGGCCATAGCatttggtcttatcaatactgcCCCAGGAACTCCTATTTGGGTCACAAAGAATCTATACATGTGCAAAAGCTGTCATAATGTTGTAAAGTTTATTTCCAAAAATGTCCGGAGAGAAATATGTGTTAGGGATACTGAACAATTTCATCACTTCAGGAATGGTGTTTGCTCCTGTTGTGATGAGGGCTAG
- the LOC130801867 gene encoding pentatricopeptide repeat-containing protein At3g49240, mitochondrial translates to MAFSKPSSLFLHLKSFSTPHHHHILHRVSPPISVAFRLLSYATPEDMAAERRKRKRQLRMQPPISPSRHQQPPQKQRSPIPNPNPNSPKIPDHVFVLTGNRLNLHNKILKLIRENDLDEAALYTRHSVYSNCRPTIFTCNAVLAALLRQSRYSDFLSLHRFITQAGIAANVITYNMLITLYCECRKPDTALEHYKRLIEDAPFEPSKATYRILVKGLVDNNRVEKGIEIKDEMLSKGFDADEVVYAYLMNGCAMNNDGDRVLGLYEELKEKLGEVTKGIVYGPLMKGYFLKGMEDKAMAKFEEAMAENSNVKMDDLAYNLVLDAFCKNGLFEKALELFERMKNLHNPPWKLTVNLGSYNVMVDGYFLEGRFKEAIEVFMSMNEKNCSPDILSFNNLIGLLCNKDLLPEAEEVCSRMGEKGVSPDEVTYGLLMDACFKENRPDDAAGYFKKMIDENLRPNLSVYNRLVEGLVQVGKIDDAKSFFDLMVNKLKFNSASYEFMFKSLCDVRRVDDVLKIVGDILDEASIDLNDDMKYIVKDGLRREAREEEELDRLIEQKEREKEEAKRREAEEAERAKASAKAAVASLLPSKLLGNKEDNRESLFSGGDDKVQASGDTDTVTVGEEAAKSDSNSLDTAQATN, encoded by the coding sequence ATGGCGTTCTCCAAACCCTCATCCCTCTTCCTCCATTTGAAATCCTTCTCAACCCCCCATCATCACCACATTCTCCACCGCGTTTCCCCACCAATTTCCGTCGCTTTCCGCCTCCTCTCTTACGCCACTCCTGAAGACATGGCCGCCGAACGCCGTAAACGAAAGCGTCAACTTCGTATGCAACCTCCTATTTCCCCTTCTCGCCATCAACAACCCCCACAAAAACAACGTTCTCCTATtccaaaccctaaccctaattcCCCCAAAATCCCCGATCACGTTTTTGTTCTCACCGGTAATCGCCTTAACCTCCATAATAAAATCCTCAAGCTTATTCGAGAGAATGATCTTGATGAAGCAGCTTTGTATACTCGTCATTCTGTTTACTCTAATTGTCGTCCTACTATCTTTACTTGTAATGCAGTATTGGCTGCTCTTCTTCGTCAATCGAGGTATTCCgattttctttctcttcatcGGTTTATTACTCAAGCTGGAATAGCTGCAAATGTTATTACTTATAATATGTTGATTACATTGTATTGTGAGTGTCGAAAACCTGATACTGCTCTTGAACATTATAAGAGGCTAATTGAGGATGCTCCTTTTGAGCCTTCTAAGGCAACTTATCGTATTTTAGTCAAGGGCTTGGTGGATAATAATAGGGTTGAAAAGGGAATTGAAATTAAGGATGAGATGTTGTCGAAAGGGTTCGATGCTGATGAGGTAGTGTATGCGTATTTGATGAATGGATGTGCTATGAATAATGATGGAGATAGAGTGTTGGGGCTTTATGAGGAGTTGAAGGAGAAATTAGGAGAAGTTACTAAGGGGATTGTGTATGGTCCTTTGATGAAAGGGTATTTTTTGAAGGGAATGGAGGATAAAGCCATGGCAAAGTTTGAAGAAGCAATGGCAGAGAATTCCAATGTTAAGATGGACGATTTGGCGTATAATTTGGTTTTGGATGCGTTTTGTAAGAATGGACTGTTTGAGAAAGCTTTGGAATTGTTTGAGAGGATGAAGAACTTGCATAATCCACCTTGGAAGTTGACTGTGAATCTTGGAAGTTATAATGTGATGGTTGATGGGTATTTCTTGGAAGGTCGATTCAAGGAAGCCATTGAAGTTTTTATGAGTATGAATGAAAAAAATTGCAGTCCTGATATTTTGTCGTTTAATAATTTGATAGGGCTTCTGTGCAACAAGGATTTGCTTCCTGAAGCTGAAGAAGTATGCAGTAGGATGGGCGAGAAGGGTGTCAGTCCGGATGAGGTTACTTACGGTTTGTTGATGGATGCGTGTTTTAAGGAAAATAGACCAGATGATGCAGCTGGGTATTTCAAGAAAATGATTGATGAAAATTTACGACCTAATTTGTCGGTTTACAACCGATTGGTTGAAGGGTTGGTTCAAGTGGGAAAGATTGATGATGCAAAGTCGTTCTTTGACTTGAtggttaataaactaaagttcaACTCTGCTAGTTATGAATTTATGTTCAAGTCTTTGTGCGATGTTAGACGGGTTGATGATGTGCTTAAGATTGTTGGCGATATTTTGGATGAGGCGAGTATTGATCTTAATGATGACATGAAGTACATTGTGAAGGATGGATTGAGAAGGGAAGCGCGAGAGGAAGAGGAACTTGACAGACTGATTGAGCAGAAGGAGCGAGAGAAGGAAGAAGCTAAAAGAAGGGAGGCTGAAGAAGCAGAAAGAGCAAAGGCCAGTGCAAAAGCTGCAGTTGCTTCTTTACTTCCATCCAAACTCCTTGGAAATAAGGAAGACAATAGAGAATCACTGTTCTCTGGAGGGGATGATAAGGTGCAAGCTAGTGGAGATACAGATACAGTTACAGTAGGCGAGGAAGCTGCTAAGTCTGATTCTAATAGTCTTGACACTGCACAGGCTACAAATTGA